From a single Streptomyces sp. 1331.2 genomic region:
- a CDS encoding cytochrome P450 — translation MATETAVPGPAGNPLVGSLFDLTRRPLRTYLAARRDHGDVVRFQAGPPGLRADFYAVFSPEGVQQVLGGEAANFRKENAFYDELRTSVGNGLLTSQDGDYQRQRRLVQPLFTRRRVDGYAEAIAREVQSLAERWRATPGGVVDAAEETSRFALRTVARILFGADVEEAVEVVNDSFPALGEYIKERGFSPVRIPRTWPTPGNRRGLAAQRALYEVCDRIIAERAARGGGDEDADDLLTLLGRARGEDGERLDPAELRDQVLVFLLAGHETTATSLAFALHLLAKHPGHRKLAREEARSVLAGRAPTAADLEALPYLTRVLKEAMRLYPAASLVGRRAVAETVIDGYVIPAGAQVVVAPLVTHRHPEHWADPERFDPDRFLPEEEKARHRYAWFPFGGGPRACIGQHFSMLEAVLTLGVLLRDFDLEAVDGRVALAQGITLRAASPMRIRVTPDAEGV, via the coding sequence ATGGCCACCGAGACCGCCGTACCCGGACCGGCCGGCAATCCGCTGGTCGGATCGCTGTTCGACCTCACTCGCCGTCCGCTGCGCACCTACCTCGCGGCCCGGCGCGACCACGGTGACGTCGTGCGGTTCCAGGCCGGTCCGCCCGGACTGCGGGCCGACTTCTACGCGGTGTTCTCCCCGGAGGGCGTCCAGCAGGTGTTGGGCGGCGAGGCGGCCAACTTCCGCAAGGAGAACGCCTTCTACGACGAGCTGCGGACCAGCGTCGGCAACGGGCTGCTGACCAGCCAGGACGGCGACTACCAGCGCCAACGCCGGCTGGTCCAGCCGCTGTTCACCCGCCGCCGGGTGGACGGCTACGCGGAGGCCATCGCCCGGGAGGTGCAGTCGCTCGCCGAGCGCTGGCGGGCGACGCCGGGCGGGGTGGTGGACGCGGCGGAGGAGACGTCGCGGTTCGCGCTGCGGACGGTCGCACGGATCCTCTTCGGCGCGGACGTGGAGGAGGCGGTGGAGGTGGTGAACGACAGCTTCCCCGCGCTCGGCGAGTACATCAAGGAGCGCGGCTTCTCCCCGGTCCGCATCCCGCGCACCTGGCCGACGCCGGGCAACCGGCGCGGCCTGGCGGCGCAGCGGGCACTGTACGAGGTCTGCGACCGGATCATCGCCGAGCGCGCCGCGCGCGGGGGCGGCGACGAGGACGCGGACGACCTGCTCACCCTGCTCGGGCGGGCGCGCGGGGAGGACGGCGAGCGGCTGGATCCGGCCGAACTCCGGGACCAGGTCCTGGTGTTCCTGCTCGCCGGGCACGAGACCACGGCGACCTCGCTGGCCTTCGCGCTGCACCTGCTGGCCAAGCACCCCGGACACCGCAAGCTCGCCCGGGAGGAGGCGCGCTCCGTCCTGGCCGGGCGGGCGCCGACGGCGGCGGACCTGGAGGCGCTTCCGTACCTCACCCGGGTGCTGAAGGAGGCGATGCGGCTCTATCCGGCGGCGTCGCTGGTCGGCCGGCGAGCGGTCGCCGAGACGGTCATCGACGGGTACGTCATCCCGGCGGGCGCGCAGGTCGTGGTGGCGCCGCTGGTCACCCACCGGCACCCCGAGCACTGGGCGGACCCGGAGCGCTTCGACCCGGACCGCTTCCTGCCGGAGGAGGAGAAGGCCCGGCACCGCTACGCCTGGTTCCCCTTCGGGGGCGGGCCGCGGGCGTGCATCGGGCAGCACTTCTCGATGCTGGAGGCGGTGCTGACCCTGGGGGTGCTGCTGCGGGACTTCGACCTGGAAGCGGTGGACGGTCGGGTGGCGCTCGCCCAGGGGATCACGCTGCGGGCGGCGAGCCCGATGCGGATCCGGGTGACGCCTGACGCGGAGGGCGTGTAA
- a CDS encoding RNA ligase (ATP), producing MSTLRVTAEKLTVLEHPNADALELAQVGLYRAVVAKGVYRTGEHAIYIPEQSVLPEELIEELGLTGKLAGSLANRVKAVRLRGELSQGIVCRPAALAGTDLAVAAERGEDFAELLGVVKWQPPVPTSMSGVAVSAPELLPWVDIENLKRYPDVFEPGEPVVLTEKLHGSCCLMTYTAATGEVQVSSKGIGAQGLALVEDERNLYWRAVRAYDIPAVAARLAQRLGAERVGIFGEVFGEGVQDLGYGASARTERPGYAAFDVSAVVDGRLSWLPAAELLDGELPLVPELWRGPFDPEAVLGHAQGKETLSGRELHLREGVVVRPVTERWSPVLGGRAIAKVVSDAYLTRKGGTEYE from the coding sequence ATGTCCACGCTGCGCGTCACCGCCGAGAAGCTGACCGTCCTGGAGCACCCGAACGCCGATGCTCTGGAGCTCGCCCAGGTCGGACTCTACCGGGCGGTGGTCGCCAAGGGCGTGTACCGGACCGGAGAGCACGCGATCTACATCCCCGAACAGTCCGTCCTCCCCGAGGAGTTGATCGAGGAGCTGGGCCTGACCGGCAAGCTGGCCGGATCCCTGGCGAACCGGGTGAAGGCGGTACGGCTGCGCGGCGAGCTGTCCCAGGGCATCGTCTGCCGGCCCGCCGCGCTCGCCGGCACCGACCTGGCCGTCGCGGCCGAGCGCGGCGAGGACTTCGCCGAGCTGCTCGGGGTGGTCAAGTGGCAGCCGCCGGTGCCGACCTCGATGAGCGGCGTCGCCGTCAGCGCCCCGGAGCTGCTGCCCTGGGTCGACATCGAGAACCTCAAGCGCTACCCCGACGTCTTCGAGCCGGGCGAGCCCGTCGTGCTGACCGAGAAGCTGCACGGCAGTTGTTGCCTGATGACGTACACCGCCGCCACCGGCGAGGTGCAGGTGTCGTCCAAGGGGATCGGCGCGCAGGGGCTGGCGCTGGTCGAGGACGAACGCAACCTCTACTGGCGCGCGGTGCGTGCGTACGACATCCCGGCGGTGGCGGCCCGGCTGGCGCAGCGCCTCGGCGCCGAGCGGGTCGGCATCTTCGGCGAGGTCTTCGGCGAGGGCGTGCAGGACCTCGGCTACGGCGCCTCCGCGCGCACCGAGCGGCCCGGCTACGCGGCCTTCGACGTGTCGGCCGTCGTGGACGGGCGGCTGAGCTGGCTGCCCGCGGCCGAACTGCTGGACGGCGAGCTGCCGTTGGTGCCCGAGCTGTGGCGCGGGCCGTTCGACCCGGAGGCCGTGCTGGGGCACGCCCAGGGCAAGGAGACCCTGTCCGGGCGCGAACTCCACCTGCGCGAAGGCGTGGTGGTGCGGCCGGTGACCGAGCGCTGGAGCCCGGTGCTCGGCGGGCGGGCGATCGCCAAGGTGGTCAGCGACGCCTACCTGACCCGCAAGGGCGGCACCGAGTACGAGTAG
- the modA gene encoding molybdate ABC transporter substrate-binding protein, protein MSSRTTGTTRRLAVAAAAALALSLGVTACGSDGGKSGSAASNAPASANGSANASAPADGGSGVPKASGAITVFAAASLKETFTELGKKFEAANPGTKVTFNFGGSSSLATSINSGAPADVFAAASPATMKTVTDAGGASGQPTTFVRNTLAIAVPKGNPKHIAGLKDLTASGVKVALCAKEVPCGAAAQTALKAAGLDLTPVTLEQDVKGALTKVELGEVDASLVYKTDVQADAAKIDGVDFPEAAKAVNDYPIAALAKAPNKEGAAAFVAYVQSPEAKQALTAAGFQAP, encoded by the coding sequence ATGAGCTCCCGTACGACCGGCACCACCCGCAGACTCGCCGTCGCTGCCGCTGCGGCCCTCGCCCTCAGCCTCGGGGTCACCGCCTGCGGCAGCGACGGCGGAAAGTCCGGTTCCGCCGCCTCCAACGCACCCGCCTCCGCGAACGGCTCCGCGAACGCCTCGGCCCCCGCCGACGGCGGCAGCGGCGTTCCGAAGGCCAGCGGCGCCATCACCGTCTTCGCCGCCGCCTCGCTCAAGGAGACCTTCACCGAGCTCGGCAAGAAGTTCGAGGCCGCCAACCCGGGCACCAAGGTCACCTTCAACTTCGGTGGCAGCTCCAGCCTTGCGACCAGCATCAACTCCGGTGCCCCGGCGGACGTGTTCGCCGCCGCCAGCCCGGCCACCATGAAGACCGTCACCGACGCGGGCGGCGCGAGCGGCCAGCCGACGACCTTCGTCAGGAACACGCTCGCCATCGCCGTCCCCAAGGGCAACCCCAAGCACATCGCAGGCCTCAAGGACCTCACCGCCTCCGGCGTGAAGGTCGCGCTGTGCGCGAAGGAGGTGCCGTGCGGCGCCGCCGCCCAGACCGCGCTCAAGGCCGCCGGCCTCGACCTCACCCCGGTCACCCTGGAGCAGGACGTCAAGGGTGCGCTCACCAAGGTCGAACTCGGCGAGGTCGACGCCTCGCTGGTGTACAAGACCGATGTGCAGGCCGATGCTGCGAAGATCGACGGTGTGGACTTCCCCGAGGCGGCCAAGGCCGTGAACGACTACCCGATCGCCGCGCTCGCCAAGGCACCGAACAAGGAGGGCGCCGCCGCCTTCGTCGCGTACGTCCAGTCGCCCGAGGCCAAGCAGGCGCTGACCGCAGCGGGCTTCCAGGCGCCGTGA
- a CDS encoding ABC transporter permease, translated as MPRRRPRPRAHRIPVTLLLPALLGLAFLILPLVGLLIRAPWSALSEQLTSPAVWDALRLSLISATAATVVSLLLGVPLAWLLARTELPGRRVIRALVTLPLVLPPVVGGVALLLVLGRRGIVGSWLDSAFGITLPFTTTGVVIAEAFVAMPFLVISVEGALRAADPRFEEAAATLGASRLTAFRRVTLPMIAPGIAAGAVLAWARALGEFGATITFAGNFPGRTQTMPLAVYLAMESDPEAAIALSLVLLVVSVAVLVGLRDRWLSTP; from the coding sequence CTGCCGCGCCGCCGGCCCCGCCCACGGGCACACCGCATCCCGGTCACCCTGCTGCTCCCGGCGCTGCTCGGGCTGGCGTTCCTGATCCTGCCGCTGGTCGGCCTGCTGATCCGGGCGCCCTGGAGCGCCCTGTCCGAACAGCTCACCAGCCCCGCTGTCTGGGACGCGCTGCGCCTGTCGCTGATCAGTGCGACGGCGGCCACCGTCGTGTCACTGCTCCTCGGCGTCCCGCTGGCCTGGCTGCTCGCCCGGACCGAACTGCCGGGCCGGCGGGTGATCCGGGCGCTGGTCACCCTGCCGCTGGTGCTGCCGCCGGTGGTCGGCGGTGTGGCGCTGCTGCTGGTGCTCGGGCGGCGCGGCATCGTCGGGTCCTGGCTGGACTCGGCCTTCGGCATCACCCTGCCGTTCACCACCACGGGCGTGGTGATCGCCGAGGCCTTCGTGGCGATGCCGTTCCTGGTGATCAGCGTCGAGGGCGCGCTGCGGGCCGCCGACCCCCGCTTCGAGGAGGCGGCCGCGACCCTGGGCGCCTCCCGACTGACCGCGTTCCGGCGGGTCACCCTGCCGATGATCGCCCCGGGGATCGCCGCCGGAGCCGTCCTCGCCTGGGCCCGGGCGCTCGGCGAGTTCGGCGCCACGATCACCTTCGCGGGCAACTTCCCCGGCCGCACCCAGACCATGCCGCTGGCCGTCTACCTGGCCATGGAGTCCGACCCGGAGGCGGCGATCGCGCTGTCGCTGGTGCTGCTGGTGGTCTCCGTCGCCGTACTGGTCGGCCTGCGCGACCGCTGGCTGTCCACCCCGTGA
- a CDS encoding ABC transporter ATP-binding protein, translating into MSTENTTGQALDARLRVERPAFTLDLALTAAPGEVVALLGPNGAGKSTALRALAGLLPLTGGHLRLDGHLLEDPEQRVHTPAEERPVGVVFQDYLLFPHLSTLDNVAFGPRCQGRPKRAARAEAAGWLERMGLADHASARPGRLSGGQAQRVALARALAVRPRLLLLDEPLAALDARTRLDVRAQLRRHLAEFEAVAVLVTHDPLDAMVLADRLVVIEHGIEVQSGSPAEVARRPRTDYIARLVGLNLYQGRAEGTQVTLPDGTVLATAEELDGPAFVAFPPSAVTLYRERPQSSARNLWKAEVTGLDLHGDRIRADLSGELPMAADLTPAAVAELGLAPGAAVWASVKATQTHAYPA; encoded by the coding sequence ATGAGCACCGAGAACACCACCGGCCAGGCACTCGACGCCCGACTGCGAGTCGAACGCCCCGCATTCACCCTCGACCTCGCCCTCACCGCCGCCCCCGGCGAGGTGGTCGCGTTGCTCGGCCCCAACGGCGCCGGCAAATCCACCGCCCTGCGCGCCCTCGCCGGGCTGCTGCCGCTCACCGGCGGCCACCTACGCCTGGACGGCCACCTCCTGGAGGACCCGGAGCAGCGCGTGCACACCCCCGCCGAGGAGCGGCCGGTCGGCGTGGTGTTCCAGGACTACCTGCTGTTCCCGCACCTCAGCACGCTCGACAACGTGGCCTTCGGCCCGCGCTGCCAGGGCCGCCCCAAGCGCGCCGCCCGGGCCGAGGCGGCCGGCTGGCTGGAGCGGATGGGCCTGGCCGACCACGCCTCGGCCCGCCCCGGCCGGCTCTCCGGCGGTCAGGCCCAGCGGGTGGCACTGGCCCGGGCGCTCGCCGTGCGCCCCCGACTCCTCCTGCTGGACGAGCCGCTGGCCGCCCTGGACGCCCGCACCCGCCTCGACGTGCGGGCCCAACTACGGCGCCACCTGGCCGAGTTCGAGGCGGTGGCGGTACTGGTGACGCACGACCCGCTGGACGCGATGGTGCTGGCCGACCGGCTGGTGGTGATCGAGCACGGGATCGAGGTGCAGTCCGGCAGCCCGGCGGAGGTCGCCCGGCGGCCGCGCACCGACTACATCGCCCGCCTGGTCGGGCTGAACCTGTACCAGGGCCGGGCCGAGGGCACGCAGGTCACGCTCCCGGACGGCACCGTCCTGGCCACCGCCGAGGAGTTGGACGGGCCGGCGTTCGTCGCCTTCCCGCCCTCCGCCGTGACCCTCTACCGCGAACGCCCGCAGTCCAGCGCGCGCAACCTGTGGAAGGCCGAGGTCACCGGCCTGGACCTGCACGGCGACCGGATCCGCGCCGACCTGTCCGGCGAGCTGCCGATGGCCGCCGACCTCACCCCGGCGGCGGTCGCGGAGCTGGGGCTGGCGCCCGGAGCGGCGGTCTGGGCCTCGGTCAAGGCCACCCAGACCCACGCCTACCCGGCCTGA
- a CDS encoding response regulator transcription factor has protein sequence MTDILLADDEELVRFGLRAVLQAQGDLRVVGEAADGAEAVARARELRPHVVLMDVRMPVMDGLAATRELLRPGAPGERPPRILVVTTFENDDYVYQALRAGADGFLLKRSRPAEIAQAVRLVAAGESLLFPAAIRRLAAGHGNPTARAAMERAALTEREAEVLRLIARGLSNGEIAERLFLGVQTVKTHVSSVLAKLGARDRTQAVIAAYESGFVEPSE, from the coding sequence ATGACGGACATCCTGCTCGCCGACGACGAGGAGCTGGTCCGGTTCGGCCTGCGCGCCGTCCTTCAGGCGCAGGGGGACCTGCGGGTGGTCGGCGAGGCGGCCGACGGCGCGGAGGCGGTCGCCCGGGCGCGCGAACTGCGGCCGCACGTCGTGCTGATGGACGTCCGGATGCCGGTGATGGACGGCCTGGCGGCCACCCGCGAGCTGCTGCGTCCCGGCGCCCCCGGGGAGCGTCCGCCGCGGATCCTGGTCGTGACCACCTTCGAGAACGACGACTACGTCTACCAGGCGCTGCGCGCGGGCGCCGACGGCTTCCTGCTCAAGCGGTCCCGCCCGGCCGAGATCGCCCAGGCGGTACGGCTGGTGGCGGCGGGGGAGTCGCTGTTGTTCCCGGCCGCGATCCGCCGCCTGGCCGCCGGGCACGGCAACCCGACCGCCCGCGCCGCCATGGAACGGGCGGCACTGACCGAACGCGAGGCGGAGGTGCTGCGGCTGATCGCGCGCGGCCTCAGCAACGGAGAGATCGCCGAACGGCTGTTCCTCGGCGTGCAGACGGTGAAGACGCACGTCAGCAGCGTGCTGGCGAAGCTGGGTGCGCGGGACCGTACCCAGGCGGTGATCGCCGCGTACGAATCGGGGTTCGTCGAGCCGTCGGAGTAG
- a CDS encoding sensor histidine kinase has translation MPKIAVPKIAVPRIAVPRILAPLLAGATYARLLHLLVGWIFMGVVLLVYPGTYGLTLTRIVAECVAVDSVLLMLAALIPATRRAEGIQARLLLVPDREQDIAADSSRGWADRWRTALWLIGRVALGSAVGMATVLGVNAGGGLLAGPRGQHYLLLLPVALFGYGWLVVAAGRLQLAMAVRLLSPSPAERLAEAELRAERLLERNRLARELHDSIGHALTVTVIQAGAAREVGDQAFVAKALEVIEETGRQAMDDLERTLVLLRETPAGANAVATEQPGIDQLPALFDTARAAGSPVEARIEASADVLPGVLSRESYRIVQEGVTNALKYAPGEPVGVRIAVRAGQLELRCANRLPGGGNRPPAGGTWPGAGGVRKGGKGLRGIRERATLLGGEATAGAAEDGSGEWVLNVRLPLRLGS, from the coding sequence GTGCCCAAGATCGCCGTGCCCAAGATCGCCGTGCCCAGGATCGCCGTGCCCAGGATCCTCGCGCCGCTGCTGGCCGGAGCCACCTACGCGCGTCTGCTGCACCTCTTGGTCGGATGGATCTTCATGGGCGTCGTCCTGCTGGTCTATCCCGGGACGTACGGGCTGACGCTCACCCGGATCGTGGCGGAGTGCGTCGCCGTGGACTCCGTCCTGCTGATGCTCGCCGCGCTCATCCCGGCGACCCGGCGGGCGGAGGGGATCCAGGCCCGGCTGCTGCTGGTGCCCGACCGCGAGCAGGACATCGCCGCCGACTCCTCCCGCGGCTGGGCCGACCGGTGGCGCACCGCGCTCTGGCTGATCGGCCGGGTCGCGCTCGGGTCGGCCGTCGGGATGGCGACCGTGCTCGGCGTCAACGCCGGCGGCGGCCTGCTGGCGGGGCCCCGCGGGCAGCACTACCTCCTGCTCCTGCCGGTGGCACTGTTCGGCTACGGCTGGCTGGTGGTGGCCGCCGGACGCCTCCAACTCGCCATGGCCGTACGGCTGCTGAGCCCGTCCCCGGCGGAGCGGCTGGCGGAGGCGGAGTTGCGGGCCGAACGGCTGCTGGAGCGCAACCGGTTGGCCCGTGAGCTGCACGATTCCATCGGCCATGCACTGACAGTGACGGTCATTCAGGCCGGTGCGGCCCGCGAGGTCGGCGACCAGGCCTTCGTCGCCAAGGCGCTCGAAGTCATCGAGGAGACCGGGCGCCAGGCCATGGACGACCTCGAACGCACCCTCGTCCTGCTGCGCGAGACCCCCGCCGGGGCGAACGCCGTGGCCACCGAACAGCCCGGAATCGACCAGCTGCCCGCGCTGTTCGACACCGCCCGCGCGGCCGGCAGCCCGGTCGAGGCGCGGATCGAGGCGTCCGCCGACGTGCTGCCTGGAGTGCTCTCCCGCGAGTCGTACCGGATCGTCCAGGAGGGGGTCACCAACGCGCTCAAGTACGCACCCGGCGAGCCCGTCGGTGTCCGGATCGCCGTACGGGCGGGGCAGTTGGAGCTGCGCTGCGCCAACCGGCTGCCGGGCGGCGGGAACCGGCCCCCGGCGGGCGGGACGTGGCCGGGCGCGGGCGGGGTGCGCAAGGGCGGCAAGGGCCTGCGCGGCATCCGTGAGCGCGCCACGCTGCTCGGCGGAGAGGCGACGGCGGGGGCGGCGGAGGACGGGAGCGGGGAGTGGGTGCTGAACGTGCGGCTGCCCCTACGCTTGGGCTCGTGA
- a CDS encoding ABC transporter ATP-binding protein, which produces MIEIQGLTKEYDDRRAVDDLSFEVRPGVVTGFLGPNGAGKSTTMRLVLGLDRPTAGRALVGGRPYTELADPLRQVGALLDAQALHGGRTAHGHLRWLAASNGLSKRRVDEVLAQVGLSEAAGRRIRTFSLGMRQRLGVAAALLGDPPVLMLDEPVNGLDPEGIRWIRTLLRELAAEGRAVLVSSHLMTEMSLTADHLVVIGRGRLLADAATSEFIDRHGRTRVRVRAVDPTKLAALLGGTGHGLDATRVDGGAWEVSGAEPERIAALAAANGVVLYEIAVRQDSLEDAFMRMTAGSVEYRAEAAA; this is translated from the coding sequence GTGATCGAGATCCAGGGCCTGACCAAGGAGTACGACGACCGGCGTGCCGTCGACGACCTCTCCTTCGAGGTCCGACCCGGCGTGGTGACCGGCTTCCTCGGCCCGAACGGCGCCGGCAAGAGCACCACCATGCGCCTGGTCCTCGGCCTCGACCGCCCGACCGCCGGACGCGCCCTGGTCGGCGGCCGCCCGTACACCGAACTCGCCGACCCGCTGCGGCAGGTGGGCGCGCTGCTGGATGCCCAGGCCCTGCACGGTGGGCGCACCGCGCACGGCCATCTGCGCTGGCTCGCCGCGAGCAACGGGCTGTCGAAGCGCCGGGTGGACGAGGTGCTCGCCCAGGTCGGCCTGAGCGAGGCGGCCGGACGCCGGATCCGCACCTTCTCGCTCGGCATGCGCCAGCGCCTCGGGGTGGCCGCCGCGCTGCTCGGAGACCCGCCGGTCCTGATGCTGGACGAGCCGGTGAACGGCCTGGACCCGGAGGGCATCCGCTGGATCCGCACCCTGCTGCGCGAACTCGCGGCCGAGGGACGGGCGGTGCTGGTCTCCTCCCACCTGATGACCGAAATGTCCCTCACCGCCGACCACTTGGTGGTGATCGGACGCGGCCGGCTGCTCGCCGACGCCGCCACCTCCGAGTTCATCGACCGCCACGGCCGCACCCGGGTCCGCGTCCGGGCCGTCGACCCGACCAAACTCGCCGCCCTGCTCGGCGGCACCGGGCACGGCCTCGATGCCACCCGAGTCGACGGCGGCGCCTGGGAGGTGAGCGGTGCCGAGCCCGAGCGGATCGCCGCACTCGCCGCCGCCAACGGCGTGGTGCTGTACGAGATCGCCGTACGACAGGACTCACTGGAGGACGCGTTCATGCGGATGACCGCCGGCAGCGTCGAGTACCGGGCGGAGGCCGCCGCATGA
- a CDS encoding ABC transporter permease, with the protein MSTPAATIPTPAPTPAHQAPTARSLTVNALRAERIKLTTLRSLWITPLLALLLTAGVTTLTGAILHGADHNLTDDPSVGIFYGLNFGQAALVCFGILLIGQEFNTRMIDVSLTAVPRRGRLYGAKLATGALVALPVGALGTAGGLAGYAATVPGAWDGPALARSVIAGVLYQVLLVVLCLGATALLGNLTAAMGLLVPTVFLLSPLLSGVPGVRRLVQFLPDRAGQYALRYADDPQVDYGHWTGLLIMALWTALAAYGGLRAVRRTK; encoded by the coding sequence ATGAGCACCCCGGCCGCCACCATCCCGACCCCTGCTCCTACCCCGGCTCACCAGGCTCCCACCGCCCGCTCCCTCACCGTCAACGCCCTTCGCGCCGAACGGATCAAGCTCACCACCCTGCGCTCGCTCTGGATCACCCCGCTGCTCGCACTCCTGCTCACCGCCGGGGTCACCACCCTCACCGGCGCGATCCTCCACGGCGCCGACCACAACCTCACCGACGACCCCAGCGTCGGCATCTTCTACGGGCTCAACTTCGGCCAGGCGGCGCTGGTGTGCTTCGGCATCCTGCTGATCGGCCAGGAGTTCAACACCCGCATGATCGACGTGTCGCTCACCGCCGTTCCGCGCCGCGGCCGGCTCTACGGCGCCAAGTTGGCGACCGGCGCGCTGGTCGCACTGCCGGTCGGTGCCCTCGGCACGGCGGGCGGCCTCGCCGGGTACGCGGCCACCGTCCCCGGCGCGTGGGACGGACCGGCCCTGGCGCGCAGCGTCATCGCCGGCGTGCTCTACCAGGTGCTGCTGGTGGTGCTCTGCCTCGGGGCGACCGCCCTGCTGGGCAACCTCACCGCCGCCATGGGGCTGCTGGTCCCGACGGTGTTCCTGCTCTCGCCGCTGCTCAGCGGCGTACCCGGGGTCCGCCGGCTGGTCCAGTTCCTGCCCGACCGGGCCGGCCAGTACGCACTGCGCTACGCCGACGACCCCCAGGTCGACTACGGCCACTGGACCGGGCTGCTCATCATGGCGCTCTGGACGGCCCTGGCGGCCTACGGCGGCCTGCGCGCCGTCCGGCGCACCAAGTGA
- a CDS encoding ABC transporter permease, with amino-acid sequence MGETMSGTAAALRAERIKFTTLPSQWAAPLVALALTVGVTAAVNVAYGAKDHTPGEDPAGGIFYGLNFGHVAVACIGILLIGQEFNTRMIGGSLTAVPHRGRLYGAKLALGAGLGLLLGLASTAGSFLAVDATVGLDLSTPGLTHSFLAGVLYHPMLVLLCLGLTAVLGNFTAALGLLPPMVFLGTTLLAAIPGVRDAGQFLPDRAGLYAMRTQPEPGVHYGHWTGLLIMAAWTALAVCGGLRAIRRYEVPGA; translated from the coding sequence ATGGGAGAGACGATGAGCGGGACGGCTGCCGCCCTGCGTGCGGAGCGGATCAAGTTCACCACCCTGCCCTCGCAGTGGGCGGCCCCGCTGGTCGCCCTGGCCCTGACCGTCGGCGTCACGGCGGCCGTCAACGTCGCCTACGGGGCGAAGGACCACACCCCCGGCGAGGACCCGGCCGGCGGGATCTTCTACGGGCTCAACTTCGGCCACGTCGCGGTGGCCTGCATCGGAATCCTGCTCATCGGGCAGGAGTTCAACACCCGCATGATCGGCGGCTCACTCACCGCCGTCCCGCACCGCGGCCGGCTGTACGGCGCCAAGCTCGCGCTCGGCGCCGGGCTGGGCCTGCTGCTCGGACTGGCCTCCACGGCGGGATCGTTCCTGGCCGTCGACGCCACCGTCGGCCTCGACCTGTCCACCCCGGGCCTGACCCACAGCTTCCTGGCCGGCGTGCTGTACCACCCGATGCTGGTGCTGCTCTGCCTCGGACTGACCGCGGTGCTGGGCAACTTCACTGCCGCGCTCGGCCTGCTGCCCCCGATGGTCTTCCTCGGCACCACCTTGCTGGCCGCCATCCCCGGCGTCCGCGACGCCGGCCAGTTCCTGCCCGACCGGGCCGGACTGTACGCGATGCGCACCCAGCCCGAACCGGGCGTCCACTACGGGCACTGGACCGGGCTGCTGATCATGGCGGCCTGGACGGCACTCGCGGTCTGCGGGGGCCTGCGGGCGATACGGCGGTACGAGGTTCCCGGCGCCTAG
- a CDS encoding aminoacyl-tRNA hydrolase: MVSPAAEERDALPQYVLPLVVRVERATPPGRTDALETSARAVLTLLADPRVTEADGEWAERIAAWEDARIRKVVRRARGGEWRRAGELPGVTVQGQEAEVRVFPPVPLDGWPKELAKLQVSGTDLEETVEVGAPEPGVPVLWLNPELEMSAGKTMAQTGHAAQLAWWRLEEAARKEWAESGFALAVRTASPEAWEELVRSGLPVVRDAGFTEIAPGSCTVIAEHPALR; this comes from the coding sequence GTGGTCTCCCCGGCCGCCGAGGAGCGTGACGCGCTGCCGCAGTACGTGCTGCCGCTGGTCGTGCGGGTGGAGCGGGCCACCCCGCCCGGGCGGACGGACGCGCTGGAGACCTCGGCGCGGGCGGTACTGACCCTGCTCGCCGACCCGCGGGTGACCGAGGCGGACGGCGAGTGGGCGGAGCGGATCGCGGCCTGGGAGGACGCCCGGATCCGCAAGGTGGTCCGCCGGGCCCGGGGCGGGGAGTGGCGCCGGGCGGGCGAGCTGCCGGGGGTCACGGTGCAGGGGCAGGAAGCGGAGGTGCGCGTGTTCCCGCCGGTTCCGCTGGACGGCTGGCCGAAGGAGCTCGCCAAGCTGCAGGTCTCCGGGACGGATCTGGAGGAGACCGTCGAGGTCGGCGCGCCCGAGCCGGGAGTGCCGGTGCTGTGGCTCAACCCGGAGCTGGAGATGAGCGCGGGCAAGACGATGGCGCAGACCGGGCACGCCGCCCAGCTGGCGTGGTGGCGGCTGGAGGAGGCGGCGCGCAAGGAGTGGGCCGAGTCCGGCTTCGCGCTGGCCGTGCGGACGGCCTCGCCGGAGGCGTGGGAGGAGCTCGTCCGCAGCGGGCTGCCGGTGGTCCGGGACGCGGGCTTCACCGAGATCGCGCCGGGCAGCTGCACCGTGATCGCGGAGCACCCGGCGCTGCGGTGA
- a CDS encoding YbjQ family protein, with the protein MADINEYGGGQGPNADVLVVTTNDIPGFRVDHVIGEVFGLTVRSRHLGSQIGAGLKSLIGGELRGLTKTLVESRNEAMQRLVEQTKARGGNAVLMMRFDVTEAADVGTEVCAYGTAAVISPIA; encoded by the coding sequence ATGGCTGACATCAATGAGTACGGCGGCGGGCAGGGCCCGAACGCCGACGTCCTGGTCGTGACCACCAATGACATCCCCGGTTTCCGGGTCGACCACGTGATCGGCGAGGTGTTCGGACTGACCGTCCGCAGCCGCCACCTCGGCAGCCAGATCGGCGCCGGCCTGAAGTCGCTGATCGGCGGCGAGCTGCGCGGTCTGACGAAGACCCTGGTCGAGAGCCGCAACGAGGCGATGCAGCGGCTGGTCGAGCAGACCAAGGCGCGCGGCGGCAACGCCGTCCTGATGATGCGCTTCGACGTCACGGAAGCGGCGGACGTCGGCACCGAGGTCTGCGCCTACGGCACCGCCGCGGTGATCTCCCCGATCGCCTGA